In Sphingobium amiense, a genomic segment contains:
- the glk gene encoding glucokinase encodes MTDIIAADIGGTNARFARASLDARGVPTLGTVRKYKVADYPSLTACWAAFAEDEAKDGAGDLPDAASIAFATAIGREVIKLTNSSWVIRADTLADDLDVRTVRLVNDFEAVAHAVSRLPDENLPLLFGEDRPFPRDGGVTVMGPGTGLGVAMIAYDDGDPHVIATEGGHLDFAPLDHIEERILTYLRDKFLRVSTERIVSGPGLNYIYKAMATIGHERVMLMEDPELWQAALDGTDDFARRALERFCLCYGSVAGDLALAHGPHAVVLAGGLTQRMKDFLQQSGFHTRFKAKGRFESLMATVPIRCAIHEEIGLFGAAAAFREKKA; translated from the coding sequence ATGACCGACATCATCGCCGCCGACATCGGCGGGACCAACGCCCGCTTCGCCCGCGCTTCGCTCGACGCGCGGGGCGTGCCGACGCTGGGGACCGTGCGCAAATATAAGGTCGCGGATTATCCGAGCCTGACCGCCTGCTGGGCCGCCTTTGCCGAGGATGAGGCCAAGGACGGCGCGGGCGATCTGCCCGATGCGGCCTCCATCGCCTTTGCGACCGCCATCGGGCGCGAGGTCATCAAGCTGACCAACAGTAGCTGGGTGATCCGCGCCGATACGCTGGCGGACGACCTTGACGTGCGCACCGTGCGGCTGGTGAATGATTTCGAGGCGGTCGCGCATGCGGTATCGCGCCTGCCGGACGAGAATCTGCCGCTGCTGTTCGGTGAGGATCGCCCCTTTCCGCGCGACGGCGGCGTGACCGTGATGGGACCGGGCACCGGCCTTGGCGTCGCGATGATCGCCTATGACGATGGCGATCCGCATGTGATCGCGACCGAGGGCGGGCATCTGGATTTCGCGCCGCTCGACCATATCGAGGAGCGCATCCTCACCTATCTGCGCGACAAGTTCCTGCGCGTGTCGACCGAGCGGATCGTGTCGGGACCGGGCCTCAACTATATCTACAAGGCGATGGCGACCATCGGGCATGAGCGCGTCATGCTGATGGAAGACCCGGAACTGTGGCAGGCGGCGCTCGACGGGACGGACGATTTCGCGCGGCGGGCGCTGGAGCGCTTCTGCCTGTGCTACGGATCGGTCGCGGGCGATCTGGCGCTGGCGCATGGCCCGCATGCCGTGGTGCTGGCAGGCGGCCTCACCCAGCGAATGAAGGATTTTCTGCAACAGAGCGGGTTCCACACCCGGTTCAAGGCCAAGGGCCGGTTCGAAAGCCTGATGGCAACCGTTCCGATCCGCTGCGCCATTCACGAGGAAATC
- the edd gene encoding phosphogluconate dehydratase, which yields MTDLHPTIAKVTERIVERSRPRRRQYLDLIERGRDAGTNRAQLSCGNLAHGFAASGEDKPVIRTGQAMNICIVTAYNDMLSAHQPYGRYPEQIKIAAREVGATAQVAGGVPAMCDGVTQGQAGMDLSLFSRDTIAMGTAVALSHAMFEGALLLGICDKIVPGLLIGALRFGHLPTILIPAGPMPSGLANKEKVRIRQLYAEGKVGREELLESESASYHGAGTCTFYGTANSNQMMMEMMGLHMPAASFVNPGTKLRSELTRAAVHRVASIGWDGDDYRPLGHCVDEKAIVNAMIGLMATGGSTNHAIHLPAIARAAGISIDWTDLAEISDVVPLLARVYPNGSGDVNHFHAAGGISYVIRELLDAGLLHRDILTVARADLTDYGKEPVLENEALVWKDVDASRDENMLRPASNPFQPDGGMKLLQGNLGRCVMKVSAVDRERWTIEAPAAVFHDQDDVLRAFKAGELERDVVVVVRFQGPRANGMPELHKLTPALGVLQDRGFKVALLTDGRMSGASGKVPAAIHLSPEALGGGPIGKLRDGDRVRVCAERGVVEVLVGASEWAARDQPPAPPPPYDTGRELFALFRHHSDLAEQGASAMLAAMESEL from the coding sequence ATGACTGATCTTCACCCCACCATCGCCAAGGTGACGGAACGCATCGTAGAGCGCAGCCGTCCGAGACGGCGGCAATATCTCGACCTGATCGAGCGCGGGCGCGACGCGGGCACCAACCGCGCGCAACTGTCCTGCGGCAACCTCGCCCACGGCTTTGCCGCGAGCGGGGAGGACAAGCCGGTGATCCGCACCGGGCAGGCGATGAACATCTGTATCGTCACCGCCTATAACGACATGCTGTCGGCGCATCAGCCCTATGGCCGCTATCCCGAACAGATCAAGATCGCCGCGCGCGAAGTCGGCGCGACGGCGCAGGTGGCGGGCGGCGTTCCGGCGATGTGCGACGGCGTGACGCAGGGGCAGGCGGGGATGGACCTGTCGCTGTTCAGCCGCGACACGATCGCGATGGGGACGGCGGTGGCGCTGAGCCATGCGATGTTCGAAGGCGCGCTGCTGCTCGGTATCTGCGACAAGATCGTGCCGGGGCTGCTGATCGGCGCGCTGCGGTTCGGGCATCTGCCGACGATCCTGATCCCTGCCGGGCCGATGCCTTCGGGTCTCGCCAACAAGGAAAAGGTGCGCATCCGCCAGCTTTATGCCGAGGGCAAGGTCGGGCGCGAGGAACTGCTGGAGTCCGAAAGCGCCTCTTATCATGGGGCTGGCACCTGCACCTTCTACGGCACGGCCAACAGCAACCAGATGATGATGGAGATGATGGGGCTGCACATGCCCGCCGCCTCCTTCGTCAATCCGGGCACGAAGTTGCGGAGCGAACTGACCCGTGCTGCGGTGCATCGGGTGGCGAGCATCGGCTGGGACGGCGACGATTATCGGCCGCTGGGCCACTGCGTCGATGAAAAGGCCATCGTCAACGCGATGATCGGCCTCATGGCGACGGGCGGATCGACCAACCATGCGATCCACCTGCCCGCCATCGCACGGGCGGCGGGGATCAGCATCGACTGGACCGATCTGGCCGAGATTTCCGATGTCGTGCCGCTGCTGGCGCGGGTCTATCCCAATGGCTCCGGCGATGTGAACCACTTCCACGCGGCAGGCGGGATCAGCTATGTGATCCGCGAACTGCTGGACGCCGGGCTGCTCCATCGCGACATCCTGACCGTCGCGCGCGCGGACCTCACCGATTATGGCAAGGAGCCGGTGCTGGAGAATGAGGCGCTGGTGTGGAAGGACGTGGACGCTTCGCGCGACGAGAATATGCTGCGTCCGGCGTCGAACCCCTTCCAGCCCGATGGCGGCATGAAGCTGCTCCAGGGCAATCTGGGCCGTTGCGTCATGAAAGTGAGCGCGGTGGATCGCGAACGCTGGACCATCGAAGCGCCCGCCGCCGTCTTCCACGATCAGGACGATGTGCTGCGCGCGTTCAAGGCGGGCGAGTTGGAGCGCGACGTGGTGGTCGTGGTGCGCTTTCAGGGCCCGCGCGCCAACGGGATGCCGGAACTGCACAAGCTGACTCCGGCGCTGGGCGTGCTTCAGGATCGCGGGTTCAAGGTCGCGCTGCTGACCGACGGGCGCATGTCGGGCGCGAGCGGCAAGGTGCCCGCCGCGATTCACCTGTCGCCCGAAGCGCTGGGCGGCGGCCCCATCGGCAAGCTGCGCGATGGCGACCGGGTGCGCGTCTGCGCCGAGCGGGGCGTGGTCGAGGTGCTGGTGGGCGCGTCCGAATGGGCCGCGCGCGACCAGCCCCCCGCTCCCCCGCCGCCCTACGACACCGGGCGCGAGCTTTTCGCGCTGTTCCGCCACCATAGCGACCTTGCCGAACAGGGCGCGTCCGCCATGCTGGCGGCGATGGAAAGCGAGCTCTAA
- the zwf gene encoding glucose-6-phosphate dehydrogenase: MTDPSATFLLFGATGDLARRMIFPSLYNLLSDGLLPDDFLIVASGRSAMDDAAFRKEVDAALKEFLAADRYDAERAKSFVGMIRYQPVEAGNADQFRALADRIDGRADRGLSVYLSTPPSLFAPTAQGLAEAGLITPKTRIAMEKPIGKDLASSKEVNDGIGALFDESQIFRVDHYLGKETVQNLLALRFGNVMFEPLWNATAIDHVQITVGETVGLEGRVSYYDGVGALRDMVQNHVLQILSIIAMEPPARMDPTAVRDEKVKALRSLRPMTDETVKTHSVRGQYTPGAVKGQIVTGYADELGKPSDTETFVALKAYIDNWRWQGVPFYLRTGKRMPDRQSEIVIQFKPVRHSIFGRNGHGSGLEPNTMVIRLQPEEYIRLQIMSKRPGLERQVQLEEVTLDVSLTAAFAGQRRRIAYERLILDLLAGDQTLFVRRDEVEAQWTWIDSIIDGWKDANVKPSPYSSGNWGPSSAIALIERDGASWHD; this comes from the coding sequence TTGACCGACCCGTCTGCTACGTTCCTGCTGTTCGGCGCGACCGGCGATCTTGCCCGCCGGATGATCTTTCCCTCGCTCTACAATCTGCTGTCCGACGGCCTGTTGCCCGACGATTTCCTGATCGTCGCGTCCGGCCGTTCGGCGATGGACGACGCCGCGTTCCGAAAGGAAGTAGACGCGGCGCTCAAGGAGTTTCTGGCGGCGGACCGCTATGACGCGGAACGGGCGAAGAGCTTTGTCGGGATGATCCGGTATCAGCCGGTGGAGGCTGGCAATGCGGATCAGTTCAGGGCGCTGGCAGACCGTATCGACGGGCGGGCCGACCGGGGACTTTCCGTTTACCTCTCCACCCCGCCTTCCCTGTTCGCGCCGACCGCGCAGGGGCTGGCGGAAGCGGGCCTCATCACGCCCAAGACGCGCATCGCGATGGAAAAGCCCATCGGCAAGGATCTGGCCTCCTCGAAAGAGGTCAATGACGGTATCGGCGCGCTGTTCGACGAGAGCCAGATTTTCCGCGTCGATCATTATCTGGGCAAGGAAACGGTGCAGAACCTGCTCGCCCTGCGTTTCGGCAATGTGATGTTCGAGCCGCTGTGGAACGCGACTGCCATCGACCATGTGCAGATTACCGTAGGCGAGACGGTGGGGCTGGAAGGCCGTGTGTCCTATTATGACGGCGTGGGCGCGCTGCGTGACATGGTGCAGAACCATGTGCTCCAGATCCTGTCGATCATCGCGATGGAACCGCCCGCGCGCATGGACCCGACCGCCGTGCGCGACGAGAAGGTGAAGGCGCTGCGGTCGCTGCGGCCAATGACCGACGAAACGGTGAAGACGCACAGCGTGCGCGGGCAATATACACCGGGCGCGGTCAAGGGGCAGATCGTCACAGGCTATGCCGACGAACTGGGCAAGCCGTCCGACACCGAAACCTTCGTGGCGCTCAAGGCCTATATCGACAACTGGCGCTGGCAGGGGGTGCCTTTCTACCTGCGCACGGGCAAGCGGATGCCCGACCGGCAGTCTGAAATCGTCATCCAGTTCAAGCCGGTGCGGCACAGCATCTTCGGACGGAACGGCCATGGGTCGGGTCTTGAACCCAATACGATGGTCATCCGCCTCCAGCCGGAGGAATATATCCGCCTCCAGATCATGTCGAAGCGGCCGGGCCTCGAACGGCAGGTGCAACTGGAGGAGGTGACGCTGGACGTGTCGCTGACCGCCGCCTTCGCCGGGCAGCGGCGCCGCATTGCCTATGAACGGCTGATCCTCGACCTTCTCGCCGGCGACCAGACCTTGTTCGTGCGCCGCGACGAGGTGGAGGCGCAGTGGACCTGGATCGACAGCATCATCGACGGGTGGAAGGACGCCAATGTGAAGCCGTCCCCCTATAGTTCGGGGAACTGGGGGCCATCGTCGGCCATTGCCCTGATCGAACGCGACGGAGCAAGCTGGCATGACTGA
- a CDS encoding type 2 periplasmic-binding domain-containing protein, producing the protein MKAAFVSLLVALLAGCADLPRDPDRTSEHIAASRSVRIGLVPGDTRFAAAARTRFLKSLTAATTARPVFVSGSTETLLQQLERGELDLVLTPLDPDSPWVTRVTPGPPLADKGTGERRVQYHAVMRNGENRWIMTVEKASRASADPGADT; encoded by the coding sequence ATGAAAGCCGCGTTCGTCTCCCTTCTTGTCGCTCTGCTCGCCGGCTGCGCCGACCTGCCGCGCGACCCGGATCGCACAAGCGAGCATATCGCAGCATCCCGGAGCGTCCGGATCGGGCTGGTGCCCGGCGACACCCGCTTTGCCGCCGCCGCGCGGACACGCTTCCTCAAATCACTGACCGCGGCGACGACCGCGCGGCCCGTCTTCGTTTCCGGCTCGACCGAAACCCTGCTCCAGCAGCTTGAGCGCGGTGAACTCGACCTCGTTCTCACGCCTCTGGACCCGGACAGTCCCTGGGTGACGCGCGTGACTCCCGGCCCGCCGCTGGCCGACAAGGGGACTGGCGAGCGGCGCGTCCAATATCATGCCGTCATGCGCAATGGTGAGAACCGCTGGATCATGACGGTGGAAAAGGCCAGCCGCGCCAGCGCCGATCCGGGAGCGGACACATGA
- a CDS encoding cation transporter: MTGADELPDDIVRTLRQAERLEYWNIGWTISIIVSMGLVMGQSQTMKTAWVEDTLGLVPPIAFLVAARMERRGQVSPRYPFGFHRVNGLGFFLAAVALAATGGLMLWDSAMTLVHGDHATVGSVRLLGRDIWLGWLMLAAQVYALVPPLIIGSKELPLAEKLSDKLLHTDALMNKANWMTGAAGIAGVLGLGLGLWWADSVAAAFISFGIVSDGIKALRSSTAELVDGAPRGLSSPKLSDDAQALKERLEARYSGSTVRLRETGRLIRAEVHGHVGPQDALDIDALWPGRPDEAWRLSQVSFAPPTHRDD; this comes from the coding sequence ATGACCGGGGCGGACGAACTGCCCGACGACATCGTCCGGACGCTCCGACAGGCGGAGCGGCTGGAATATTGGAACATCGGCTGGACGATCTCGATCATCGTGTCGATGGGCCTCGTCATGGGGCAGAGCCAGACGATGAAGACCGCCTGGGTCGAGGATACGCTGGGCCTCGTGCCGCCCATCGCCTTCCTCGTCGCCGCGCGCATGGAGCGCAGGGGGCAGGTGTCGCCGCGTTATCCTTTCGGCTTTCACCGCGTGAATGGCCTTGGCTTCTTCCTCGCCGCTGTGGCGCTCGCAGCGACGGGCGGGCTGATGCTGTGGGATTCGGCGATGACGCTGGTCCATGGCGATCATGCCACGGTGGGGTCGGTGCGGCTGCTCGGCCGCGACATCTGGCTCGGCTGGCTGATGCTGGCGGCACAGGTCTACGCGCTGGTGCCGCCGCTCATCATCGGGAGCAAGGAACTGCCGCTGGCGGAAAAACTGTCGGACAAGCTGCTGCACACCGATGCGCTCATGAACAAGGCGAACTGGATGACCGGCGCGGCCGGGATTGCGGGCGTGCTTGGGTTGGGCCTCGGCCTCTGGTGGGCGGACTCGGTGGCGGCGGCCTTCATTTCGTTCGGCATCGTCAGTGACGGCATCAAGGCGCTGCGCTCCTCCACCGCCGAGCTGGTCGACGGCGCGCCGCGTGGCCTCTCCAGCCCGAAACTGTCCGACGACGCGCAGGCGCTGAAGGAGCGGCTCGAAGCCCGCTATTCCGGTTCCACCGTCCGTCTGCGCGAAACCGGCCGCCTGATCCGCGCCGAGGTGCACGGCCATGTCGGTCCGCAGGATGCGCTCGACATCGACGCGCTCTGGCCGGGCAGGCCCGATGAAGCGTGGCGGCTGTCGCAGGTCAGCTTCGCGCCGCCCACGCACCGCGACGATTGA
- a CDS encoding pyridoxal phosphate-dependent aminotransferase, producing MISQIDPFHAIAISREAHRLEAEGRFILHMEFGQPSTGAPANAIAVAHEVLDTDPMGYWESQKLKERIAGLYADRHGVAVDAEQVLLTCGASPGLVLALTCLFAPGARVATARPGYVAYRNTLKALYLEPVEVACGPAERYQISADAIARLDPAPAGLIVASPANPTGTIIPPAELRAIAQVCAERGIAIVSDEIYHGLSFGEPAHSMLEFSPDAVIVNSFSKYFSMAGWRLGWVVVPPHLIDAARARMGNLFLTPPVLAQRAGLAAFDGVAELDAHVETYRRNRELLLDALPAMGLARIAPPDGAFYIYADISHLTNDSLDFCQRLLRETGVATAPGIDFDPVDGHRFIRFSFAVSSDRVEDAIARMVPWFQQQGSQR from the coding sequence ATGATTTCGCAGATCGACCCCTTCCACGCCATCGCCATCAGCCGGGAAGCGCACCGCCTTGAAGCGGAGGGGCGCTTCATATTGCACATGGAGTTCGGGCAGCCTTCGACCGGCGCGCCCGCCAACGCCATCGCGGTCGCGCATGAGGTGCTGGACACGGACCCCATGGGCTATTGGGAAAGCCAGAAGCTCAAGGAACGGATCGCGGGTCTTTATGCGGACCGGCATGGCGTTGCCGTCGATGCCGAGCAGGTGCTGCTAACCTGCGGCGCTTCGCCAGGACTGGTGCTGGCGCTGACCTGCCTGTTCGCGCCGGGCGCGCGCGTGGCGACGGCTCGGCCGGGCTATGTCGCCTACCGCAATACGCTGAAGGCGCTCTATCTGGAGCCGGTGGAGGTCGCGTGCGGCCCGGCGGAACGTTACCAGATCAGCGCGGATGCCATCGCGCGGCTCGATCCGGCGCCTGCCGGGCTAATCGTCGCCAGCCCCGCCAATCCCACCGGCACCATCATCCCGCCTGCCGAACTGCGCGCCATCGCGCAGGTTTGCGCCGAGCGCGGAATCGCCATAGTGTCGGACGAAATCTACCATGGCCTGAGCTTTGGCGAACCGGCGCATTCGATGCTGGAATTTTCGCCGGACGCCGTGATCGTCAACAGCTTCTCCAAATATTTCAGCATGGCCGGGTGGCGGCTGGGCTGGGTCGTCGTGCCGCCGCACCTGATCGACGCGGCGCGGGCGCGGATGGGCAACCTGTTCCTGACGCCGCCCGTGCTGGCGCAGCGCGCGGGGCTGGCGGCATTCGACGGGGTTGCCGAACTGGATGCGCATGTCGAAACCTATCGCCGCAATCGGGAATTGCTGCTCGACGCACTGCCTGCGATGGGGCTGGCGCGGATCGCCCCGCCGGACGGTGCCTTCTACATCTATGCCGACATCAGCCATCTGACGAACGACAGTCTGGATTTCTGCCAGCGGCTGCTGCGCGAGACGGGCGTAGCGACCGCGCCGGGCATCGACTTCGATCCGGTGGACGGCCATCGCTTCATCCGCTTCAGCTTCGCGGTGTCGAGCGACCGGGTGGAGGACGCCATCGCTCGGATGGTGCCCTGGTTCCAGCAGCAGGGATCGCAGCGATAG
- the pgl gene encoding 6-phosphogluconolactonase, translated as MPTEHIFPTGAEAAADLAGRIARILSDAIAARGIATIAVSGGRSPRPVLEALAKAPLDWTKLIVTLVDERWVEPSSADSNERLVRETLLQGPAAEARFVPMKNAAADAYAGQVAAEPDFAALPWPLDIVLLGMGDDGHTASLFPGAAELPNGLSSPARTMAVTPPAAPHQRLSLTASAILDSRHIFLQIGGTEKRAVYARALAGGAVEELPIRLALCQDEVPVEVWIAEG; from the coding sequence ATGCCGACCGAACATATTTTCCCGACCGGAGCGGAAGCCGCGGCCGATCTGGCCGGGCGGATCGCGCGCATCCTGTCCGACGCCATCGCGGCGCGCGGGATCGCAACCATCGCGGTTTCGGGCGGCCGTTCGCCCCGCCCGGTGCTGGAAGCGCTGGCGAAGGCGCCGCTCGACTGGACGAAGCTGATCGTCACGCTGGTCGACGAGCGCTGGGTCGAACCGTCGAGCGCAGACAGCAACGAACGGCTGGTGCGGGAAACCCTGTTACAGGGACCGGCGGCGGAAGCGCGGTTCGTGCCGATGAAGAACGCAGCGGCCGACGCCTATGCGGGGCAGGTGGCGGCGGAACCGGATTTTGCCGCCCTGCCCTGGCCACTGGACATCGTCCTGCTGGGCATGGGCGATGACGGCCATACCGCCTCGCTTTTTCCGGGAGCGGCGGAACTGCCCAACGGGCTGTCCTCCCCTGCCCGCACCATGGCGGTGACGCCGCCAGCCGCGCCGCACCAGCGGCTGTCGCTGACGGCGAGCGCGATCCTCGACAGCCGGCACATCTTCCTTCAGATCGGCGGCACGGAGAAGCGGGCGGTCTATGCGCGGGCGCTGGCGGGCGGAGCGGTGGAGGAACTGCCGATCCGGCTGGCGCTCTGTCAGGATGAAGTGCCGGTCGAGGTGTGGATCGCGGAAGGCTAA
- a CDS encoding YbaK/EbsC family protein, with amino-acid sequence MSETSVRAFFAEHAPDVAIIDQGVSTATVMDAAAALGVEPARIAKTLSLRVGERVVLVCARGDARLSNGKAKAALGAKPRMLGTEEVEAITGHPVGGVCPFGLPAPLPVYCDISLKAFPTVFPAAGSRTASVELTPERLAALTGAAWVDICTLPDATE; translated from the coding sequence ATGAGCGAGACGAGCGTCCGCGCCTTCTTCGCGGAACATGCGCCCGATGTGGCGATCATCGACCAGGGCGTGAGCACCGCGACCGTGATGGACGCCGCCGCCGCGCTGGGGGTCGAACCTGCCCGGATCGCCAAGACGCTTTCCCTGCGCGTGGGCGAGCGGGTGGTGCTGGTCTGCGCGCGCGGCGACGCCCGGCTGAGCAACGGCAAGGCGAAAGCGGCGCTGGGCGCGAAACCGCGAATGCTGGGGACGGAGGAGGTCGAGGCGATCACCGGGCATCCGGTGGGAGGCGTGTGCCCCTTTGGCCTTCCCGCGCCGCTGCCTGTCTATTGCGACATTTCCCTGAAGGCATTTCCGACTGTCTTTCCCGCTGCAGGATCGCGCACCGCCTCGGTCGAACTGACGCCCGAGCGGCTGGCCGCCTTGACCGGGGCGGCATGGGTGGACATCTGCACCCTGCCCGACGCGACGGAGTGA
- the galE gene encoding UDP-glucose 4-epimerase GalE, translated as MSDKPTVLVTGGAGYIGSHAVLALKDAGYGVVVIDNLVTGFDWAVPQGVPLVRGDVADQPLVEATLREHDVKAIMHFAGSVVVPESVENPLKYYHNNSAKTRDLIESAVRVGVPHFIFSSTAATYGIPEESPVRETTPQRPINPYGMSKLMTEYMLRDVAAAHPMNFCALRYFNVAGADPQGRSGQSTAGATHLIKVAVEAALGKRSHVGVFGTDFDTPDGTGVRDYIHVTDLAAAHVLALEALMAKPEQNYMLNCGYGRGFSVLEVLDAVDRVTNMTIERRLEGRRAGDPDSLISDNRAIMAEFPWQPRHADLTQILTHALAWERKLGERQGG; from the coding sequence ATGAGCGACAAGCCCACGGTTCTGGTGACGGGCGGAGCCGGCTATATCGGCAGCCATGCGGTGCTGGCGCTGAAGGACGCCGGTTATGGCGTCGTGGTGATCGACAATCTGGTCACCGGGTTCGACTGGGCGGTGCCGCAGGGGGTGCCGCTGGTGCGCGGCGACGTCGCCGACCAGCCGCTGGTGGAAGCGACGCTGCGCGAGCATGACGTAAAAGCGATCATGCATTTCGCGGGATCGGTCGTGGTGCCGGAATCGGTCGAGAACCCGCTCAAATATTATCACAACAACAGCGCCAAGACCCGCGACCTGATCGAAAGCGCGGTGCGTGTGGGCGTGCCGCATTTCATCTTTTCCTCGACCGCCGCGACCTACGGCATTCCCGAGGAAAGCCCGGTCAGGGAAACGACGCCGCAGCGGCCGATCAATCCCTATGGCATGTCGAAGCTGATGACCGAATATATGCTGCGCGATGTGGCGGCGGCGCATCCGATGAACTTCTGTGCGCTGCGCTACTTCAACGTCGCGGGCGCCGATCCGCAGGGGCGCAGCGGCCAGTCGACGGCTGGGGCAACACATCTCATCAAGGTTGCGGTCGAAGCCGCACTGGGCAAACGCAGCCATGTCGGCGTCTTCGGCACCGATTTCGATACGCCGGACGGCACGGGCGTGCGCGACTATATCCATGTGACGGACCTTGCCGCCGCGCATGTGCTGGCGCTGGAGGCGCTGATGGCGAAGCCGGAGCAGAATTATATGCTCAATTGCGGCTATGGCCGGGGCTTTTCCGTGCTGGAAGTGCTGGACGCCGTGGATCGCGTGACCAACATGACGATCGAGCGCAGGCTGGAGGGCCGCCGCGCGGGCGATCCGGACTCGCTCATCTCCGACAATCGCGCGATCATGGCGGAATTTCCGTGGCAACCGCGCCACGCCGACCTGACGCAGATCTTGACGCACGCGCTCGCATGGGAACGCAAGCTCGGCGAGCGGCAGGGCGGATGA